Proteins from a single region of Streptomyces sp. TN58:
- a CDS encoding MerR family transcriptional regulator: protein MRITGDGTTGGTPVRSGTGPYPLHGGGVGSARRQPESTPVQPVGGEPAPEQIGYRGPTACAAAGITYRQLDYWARTGLVEPSVRAAYGSGTQRLYSFRDVVILKIVKRFLDTGVALQNIRTAVQHLHDRELADLERMTLMSDGASVYECTSPDQVVSLLQGGQGVFGIAVGVVWRDVESALSQLHGERVDTGETLVGHNPTDELAARRNRAV from the coding sequence GTGAGGATCACGGGCGACGGTACGACCGGGGGCACCCCCGTACGGAGTGGGACCGGGCCGTACCCGCTGCACGGTGGTGGGGTCGGGTCCGCGCGGCGTCAGCCGGAGTCGACGCCGGTCCAGCCGGTGGGTGGGGAGCCGGCGCCCGAGCAGATCGGCTATCGCGGTCCGACGGCGTGCGCCGCGGCCGGCATCACCTACCGGCAGCTCGACTACTGGGCGCGCACCGGGCTGGTGGAGCCCAGCGTGCGCGCCGCCTACGGATCGGGGACGCAGCGGCTCTACAGCTTCCGCGACGTCGTGATCCTCAAGATCGTCAAGCGCTTCCTGGACACCGGTGTGGCGCTGCAGAACATCCGCACCGCGGTGCAGCACCTCCACGACCGCGAGCTCGCGGACCTTGAGCGGATGACCCTCATGAGCGACGGCGCCAGCGTGTACGAGTGCACCTCGCCGGACCAGGTCGTGAGCCTCCTCCAGGGCGGGCAGGGCGTCTTCGGCATCGCCGTGGGCGTGGTGTGGCGCGACGTGGAGAGCGCGCTGTCCCAGCTGCACGGGGAGCGGGTGGACACCGGCGAGACCCTGGTCGGGCACAACCCGACCGACGAGCTGGCGGCCCGCCGCAACCGCGCCGTCTGA
- a CDS encoding DUF881 domain-containing protein: MCGMSQQPHNRTPASSVPTRPDASMSLLTHVMDHSLDEGYAEASARREADGTAGLPRTLKAKLALAAGLVLAAMVVTLGAAEARVDAPVLAKERQELIDRVQRADERADALEQTIDRLRTDVAARQRAALKQPGGSQGELVSMLSGATEVRGPGIKLVVDDAKGSSTGDGGKPRESSGFSDTGRLRDRDMQKIVNGLWQSGAEAISINGQRLTELSAIRAAGDAILVDNRPLVPPYEVLAVGDKKRLGPAFQDSADGQYLRVLQESYGIRYTLSAADELRLPPASSLIVRTATAAEQQKGAS, encoded by the coding sequence ATGTGCGGCATGTCGCAGCAGCCCCACAACCGGACTCCGGCGTCTTCCGTGCCGACGCGCCCGGACGCCTCCATGTCGCTGCTGACCCACGTGATGGACCACAGCCTCGACGAGGGCTACGCCGAGGCGTCGGCCCGGCGCGAGGCCGACGGAACGGCCGGCCTGCCGCGCACCCTCAAGGCCAAGCTGGCACTGGCCGCCGGCCTGGTCCTCGCCGCCATGGTCGTCACACTCGGCGCGGCCGAGGCACGCGTGGACGCGCCGGTGCTCGCCAAGGAGCGCCAGGAACTGATCGACCGGGTGCAGCGCGCGGACGAGCGCGCGGACGCCCTGGAGCAGACCATCGACCGGCTGCGCACAGATGTCGCCGCGCGTCAGCGCGCCGCCCTCAAGCAGCCCGGCGGGAGCCAGGGCGAGCTGGTCTCGATGCTGTCCGGAGCCACCGAGGTCCGCGGGCCCGGGATCAAGCTGGTCGTGGACGACGCGAAGGGCTCCTCCACGGGCGACGGCGGAAAACCGCGCGAGAGCAGTGGCTTCTCGGACACCGGACGGCTCCGCGACCGTGACATGCAGAAGATCGTGAACGGGCTGTGGCAGTCCGGCGCCGAGGCGATCTCGATCAACGGGCAGCGGCTGACGGAGCTGTCGGCGATCCGAGCCGCGGGTGACGCGATACTGGTCGACAACCGGCCGCTGGTGCCGCCGTACGAAGTGCTGGCGGTGGGGGACAAGAAGCGGCTCGGCCCGGCCTTCCAGGACTCGGCGGACGGCCAGTACCTGCGCGTGCTGCAGGAGAGCTACGGGATCCGCTACACCCTGTCCGCGGCCGACGAGCTCCGGCTGCCGCCGGCGTCGAGCCTGATCGTACGAACAGCCACAGCAGCAGAGCAGCAGAAGGGTGCATCGTGA
- a CDS encoding small basic family protein, protein MIAVLGLLAGVVVGLLVRPEVPAVVEPYLPIAVVAALDAVFGGLRAMLDGIFVDKVFVVSFLSNVVVAALIVFLGDKLGVGSQLSTGVVVVLGIRIFSNAAAIRRHVFRA, encoded by the coding sequence GTGATCGCGGTACTGGGCCTCTTGGCCGGAGTGGTGGTCGGACTTCTGGTCCGGCCCGAAGTACCGGCCGTGGTGGAGCCTTATCTGCCCATCGCCGTGGTGGCGGCGCTGGACGCGGTGTTCGGCGGTCTGCGCGCCATGCTGGACGGCATCTTCGTGGACAAGGTCTTCGTCGTGTCCTTCCTGTCGAACGTCGTCGTGGCCGCGCTGATCGTCTTCCTCGGCGACAAGCTGGGCGTCGGCTCGCAGCTGTCCACCGGTGTGGTCGTCGTCCTCGGCATCCGGATCTTCTCCAACGCCGCGGCCATCCGCCGGCACGTGTTCCGGGCGTGA
- the gcvP gene encoding aminomethyl-transferring glycine dehydrogenase gives MTANRIPLSQLERGIPFEQRHIGPDAEAQAKMLAQVGYGSLDELTAAAVPDVIKTADALDLPEARTEAEVLAELRSLADRNQVLTSMIGLGYYGTFTPPVILRNVMENPAWYTAYTPYQPEISQGRLEALLNFQTVVADLTGLPTSGASLLDEGTAAAEAMTLARRVGKVKGNVFLVDADALPQTVAVIETRAEPIGIEVVVADLSDGIPADIAERGVYGVLIQYPGASGAVRDIKPVIDQAHELGAIVTVSADLLALTLLKSPGALGADIAVGTTQRFGVPMGFGGPHAGYMAVQDKHARSLPGRLVGVSVDADGNKAYRLALQTREQHIRREKATSNICTAQVLLAVMAGMYAVYHGPDGLRTIAGRTHRYATLLAAGLRAGGVETVHGSYFDTITVRVPGRAADVVAAAREGGVNLHQVDADLVSISCDETTLRADIEAVWAAFGVTADIEALDGTTADTLPEGLLRSDAYLTHPVFHQHRSETAMLRYLRKLSDKDYALDRGMIPLGSCTMKLNATTEMEPVTWPEFGQLHPFAPVEQAEGYLTLINELEERLCEVTGYDKVSIQPNAGSQGELAGLLAVRAYHRANGDEQRTICLIPSSAHGTNAASAVMAGMKVVVVKTADDGEVDADDLRAKIEQYRDELAVLMITYPSTHGVFEEHVADICAQVHEAGGQVYVDGANLNALVGLAKPGHFGGDVSHLNLHKTFCIPHGGGGPGVGPVGVRAHLAPYLPNHPLQPTAGPETGVGPISAAPWGSAGILPISWSYVRLMGGEGLKRATQVAVLGANYIAKRLEPHYPVLYTGPGNLVAHECIIDLRPLSKTTGVSVDDIAKRLIDYGFHAPTMSFPVAGTLMIEPTESEDLAEIDRFCDAMIAIRAEIERVAGGEWPADDNPLANAPHTAAALGGEWNHPYTRDEAVFPGGVSAAEKYWPPVRRIDGAFGDRNLVCSCPPLDEYDN, from the coding sequence ATGACCGCCAACCGCATTCCGCTCTCCCAGCTGGAGCGAGGCATCCCCTTCGAACAGCGCCACATCGGCCCGGATGCCGAGGCGCAGGCGAAGATGCTCGCCCAGGTGGGCTACGGCTCCCTGGACGAACTGACCGCCGCCGCGGTCCCGGATGTGATCAAGACCGCCGACGCGCTCGACCTGCCCGAGGCGCGGACCGAGGCCGAGGTGCTGGCCGAGCTGCGCTCGCTCGCCGACCGCAACCAGGTCCTCACCTCCATGATCGGCCTCGGCTACTACGGGACCTTCACCCCGCCGGTGATCCTGCGCAACGTCATGGAGAACCCGGCCTGGTACACGGCGTACACGCCCTACCAGCCGGAGATCTCGCAGGGCCGCCTCGAAGCCCTGCTGAACTTCCAGACCGTGGTCGCCGACCTCACCGGCCTGCCGACCTCGGGCGCCTCGCTCCTCGACGAGGGCACCGCGGCCGCCGAGGCCATGACGCTGGCCCGCCGCGTGGGCAAGGTCAAGGGCAACGTCTTCCTCGTCGACGCCGACGCCCTGCCGCAGACCGTCGCCGTCATCGAGACCCGCGCCGAGCCGATCGGCATCGAGGTCGTCGTCGCGGACCTCTCCGACGGCATCCCCGCCGACATCGCCGAGCGCGGCGTCTACGGCGTCCTGATCCAGTACCCGGGTGCCTCCGGCGCCGTCCGGGACATCAAGCCGGTCATCGACCAGGCGCACGAGCTCGGCGCGATCGTCACCGTCTCCGCCGACCTGCTCGCCCTGACCCTGCTGAAGTCCCCCGGCGCCCTCGGCGCGGACATCGCGGTGGGCACCACCCAGCGCTTCGGCGTCCCGATGGGCTTCGGCGGCCCGCACGCCGGCTACATGGCCGTCCAGGACAAGCACGCCCGCTCGCTGCCCGGCCGGCTCGTCGGCGTCTCGGTGGACGCGGACGGCAACAAGGCCTACCGCCTGGCGCTGCAGACCCGCGAGCAGCACATCCGCCGCGAGAAGGCCACCAGCAACATCTGCACCGCGCAGGTCCTGCTCGCCGTCATGGCCGGCATGTACGCCGTCTACCACGGCCCGGACGGCCTGCGCACGATCGCCGGCCGCACCCACCGCTACGCCACGCTGCTCGCGGCCGGTCTGCGGGCCGGCGGGGTGGAGACCGTACACGGCTCCTACTTCGACACCATCACGGTCCGCGTCCCCGGCCGCGCGGCCGACGTCGTCGCCGCCGCCCGCGAGGGCGGGGTCAACCTGCACCAGGTCGACGCCGACCTCGTCTCCATCAGCTGCGACGAGACCACCCTGCGCGCCGACATCGAGGCCGTCTGGGCCGCCTTCGGCGTCACCGCGGACATCGAGGCGCTCGACGGGACCACCGCGGACACCCTCCCCGAGGGCCTGCTGCGCTCGGACGCCTACCTGACGCACCCCGTCTTCCACCAGCACCGCTCCGAGACCGCGATGCTGCGCTACCTGCGCAAGCTCTCGGACAAGGACTACGCGCTGGACCGCGGCATGATCCCGCTGGGCTCCTGCACCATGAAGCTCAACGCGACCACCGAGATGGAGCCGGTGACCTGGCCCGAGTTCGGCCAGCTGCACCCCTTCGCCCCGGTGGAGCAGGCAGAGGGCTACCTCACGCTCATCAACGAGCTGGAGGAACGACTCTGCGAGGTCACCGGCTACGACAAGGTCTCCATCCAGCCGAACGCCGGCTCGCAGGGTGAGCTCGCCGGTCTGCTGGCCGTGCGCGCCTACCACCGTGCGAACGGCGACGAGCAGCGCACCATCTGCCTCATCCCGTCCTCCGCGCACGGCACCAACGCCGCCAGCGCCGTCATGGCCGGTATGAAGGTCGTCGTCGTCAAGACCGCCGACGACGGCGAGGTGGACGCGGACGACCTGCGCGCCAAGATCGAGCAGTACCGCGACGAGCTCGCCGTGCTGATGATCACCTACCCCTCCACGCACGGTGTGTTCGAGGAGCACGTCGCCGACATCTGCGCCCAGGTCCACGAGGCCGGCGGCCAGGTCTACGTCGACGGCGCCAACCTCAACGCCCTGGTGGGACTCGCCAAGCCGGGCCACTTCGGCGGCGACGTCTCGCATCTGAACCTGCACAAGACCTTCTGCATCCCGCACGGCGGCGGCGGTCCGGGCGTCGGCCCGGTCGGCGTCCGGGCCCACCTGGCCCCGTACCTGCCGAACCACCCGCTGCAGCCCACCGCCGGCCCCGAGACCGGCGTCGGCCCGATCTCGGCCGCCCCGTGGGGTTCGGCCGGCATCCTGCCGATCTCCTGGTCGTACGTGCGCCTCATGGGCGGCGAAGGCCTCAAGCGCGCCACCCAGGTGGCGGTGCTCGGCGCCAACTACATCGCCAAGCGCCTGGAGCCGCACTACCCGGTGCTCTACACCGGCCCGGGCAACCTGGTCGCGCACGAGTGCATCATCGACCTGCGCCCGCTGTCGAAGACCACGGGCGTCAGCGTGGACGACATCGCCAAGCGCCTGATCGACTACGGCTTCCACGCTCCGACGATGTCCTTCCCGGTCGCCGGCACGCTCATGATCGAGCCGACGGAGTCCGAGGACCTCGCCGAGATCGACCGCTTCTGCGACGCGATGATCGCCATCCGCGCCGAGATCGAGCGGGTCGCGGGCGGCGAATGGCCGGCCGACGACAACCCCCTCGCCAACGCCCCGCACACCGCGGCGGCGCTGGGCGGCGAGTGGAACCACCCCTACACCCGCGACGAGGCCGTCTTCCCGGGCGGGGTCAGCGCCGCGGAGAAGTACTGGCCGCCGGTGCGCCGCATCGACGGTGCGTTCGGCGACCGCAACCTGGTCTGCTCCTGCCCGCCGCTGGACGAGTACGACAACTGA
- a CDS encoding bifunctional nuclease family protein — MNELDVVGVRVEMPSNQPIVLLREVGGDRYLPIWIGPGEATAIAFAQQGMAPARPLTHDLFKDVLEAVGEELTEVRITDLREGVFYAELVFASGVEVSARPSDAIALALRTGTPIYGSDGVLDDAGIAIPDEQEDEVEKFREFLDQISPEDFGTGPQ, encoded by the coding sequence GTGAACGAGCTCGACGTTGTGGGTGTCCGGGTGGAAATGCCCTCCAACCAACCGATCGTGCTCCTGCGTGAAGTGGGAGGCGACCGGTACCTCCCCATCTGGATCGGTCCGGGGGAGGCTACGGCCATCGCCTTCGCCCAGCAGGGGATGGCGCCTGCCCGGCCGCTGACGCACGACCTCTTCAAGGACGTGCTGGAGGCGGTCGGTGAGGAGCTCACCGAGGTCCGGATCACGGATCTGCGGGAGGGCGTCTTCTACGCGGAGCTCGTCTTCGCCAGCGGGGTCGAGGTGAGCGCGCGGCCGTCGGACGCCATAGCGCTCGCCCTGCGGACGGGTACGCCGATCTACGGCAGTGACGGCGTCCTGGACGACGCCGGAATCGCCATCCCGGACGAGCAGGAGGACGAGGTGGAGAAGTTCCGCGAGTTCCTCGACCAGATCTCGCCCGAGGACTTCGGCACCGGCCCACAGTGA
- a CDS encoding DUF881 domain-containing protein — protein sequence MGMSANHTPPEEPNVPEQPLEEGKAQAAPPAEETGRQRLAAGLWPPRVSRAQLIVALLLFVLGLGLAIQVRSNSDSSALRGARQEDLVRILDELDGRTKRLEDEKQRLEDQRRELESSSNQAEEARKQTVEKERQLGILAGTVAAQGPGITLKITDPTGQVQSDQLLDTLQELRAAGAEAIQINGVRIVAGSYFSDENGGVAIDGKKITQPYEFKVIGKPQDLEPALNIPGGVVQTLEKEQATVAVTRSAKIVVDALRAAKQPDYARSSSG from the coding sequence ATGGGAATGAGCGCGAACCACACCCCGCCCGAGGAACCGAACGTCCCGGAACAGCCTCTTGAAGAGGGAAAGGCACAGGCCGCGCCTCCTGCCGAGGAGACCGGCCGGCAGCGGCTCGCCGCCGGACTGTGGCCGCCGCGGGTCAGCAGGGCCCAACTGATCGTCGCACTGCTGCTGTTCGTCCTCGGGCTGGGGCTGGCCATCCAGGTCCGCTCGAACAGCGACTCCAGCGCGCTGCGCGGAGCCCGGCAGGAGGACCTCGTACGGATCCTCGACGAGCTCGACGGCCGGACCAAGCGGCTGGAGGACGAGAAGCAGCGGCTGGAGGACCAGCGGCGGGAGCTGGAGAGCAGCTCCAACCAGGCGGAGGAGGCCCGCAAGCAGACCGTGGAGAAGGAACGTCAACTCGGCATCCTGGCCGGTACCGTGGCGGCACAGGGGCCGGGCATCACGCTGAAGATCACCGATCCCACCGGGCAGGTGCAGTCCGACCAGCTGCTGGACACCCTCCAGGAACTGCGGGCCGCCGGGGCCGAGGCGATCCAGATCAACGGGGTGCGCATCGTGGCGGGCTCGTACTTCTCGGACGAGAACGGCGGGGTCGCAATCGACGGGAAGAAGATCACACAACCGTACGAGTTCAAGGTGATCGGGAAGCCGCAGGACCTGGAGCCGGCGCTCAACATCCCCGGCGGTGTCGTCCAGACGTTGGAGAAGGAACAGGCCACGGTCGCCGTCACACGGTCGGCGAAGATCGTTGTGGATGCCTTGCGGGCTGCGAAGCAGCCTGACTACGCTCGGTCGTCATCGGGATGA
- a CDS encoding DUF5999 family protein, protein MCQHQPACPSAESADREAARPVANHPEQGWSLLCNGVLLFEDTGELLPDGQIIAPHRPLAAA, encoded by the coding sequence ATGTGCCAGCACCAGCCAGCCTGCCCGTCTGCCGAATCCGCCGACCGGGAAGCCGCGCGCCCCGTGGCCAACCACCCGGAACAGGGCTGGAGCCTGCTGTGCAACGGCGTCCTGCTCTTCGAGGACACCGGTGAGCTGCTGCCGGACGGGCAGATCATCGCCCCGCACCGCCCGCTCGCGGCGGCGTAG
- a CDS encoding DNA polymerase IV, whose protein sequence is MRAAPTILHLDMDAFYASVEQASKPSLRGKAVIVGGLGPRGVVATASYEARRFGVHSAMPMGQARRLCPNGAYLIPRFTLYRQVSDIVMGMLRELSPLVEPLSLDEAFVDLEAGGVAFASDSARAAGERLRAAIRAATGLSGSVGLAGSKMLAKVASEEAKPAGLLLIEPGTERELLAPMSVRTLPGVGPATGEHLRRAGITTVGELVEAGEDELVRMVGRAHGLGLYRMAMGLDDRPVVAERDAKSVSVEDTFDVDLHDRVRIRGEVQRLADRCVQRLRGSRHSGRTIVLKVRRYDFSTLTRSETLRGPTDDPAVVREAAARLLEAVDTTGGVRLLGVGVTGLADYTQEDLFAQSYAPEAADEDRHAAGTPGTGGTAGAAEPEGADGGTAPLEGPEGPERPGGAQGAPERRWTAGSDVRHVSYGPGWVQGSGVGRVTVRFEQPGSEPGRVRTFRVDDPDLEPSDPLPLVGEPSPS, encoded by the coding sequence GTGAGAGCCGCTCCGACCATCCTGCACCTGGACATGGACGCCTTCTACGCCTCCGTCGAGCAGGCGTCGAAGCCGAGCCTGCGCGGCAAGGCCGTCATCGTCGGCGGCCTCGGGCCGCGCGGGGTCGTCGCCACCGCCTCGTACGAGGCCAGGCGGTTCGGGGTGCACTCGGCGATGCCGATGGGCCAGGCGCGCAGGCTCTGCCCGAACGGCGCCTACCTGATCCCGCGCTTCACGCTCTACCGGCAGGTCAGCGACATCGTGATGGGCATGCTGCGGGAACTGTCGCCGCTGGTGGAGCCGCTCAGCCTGGACGAGGCCTTCGTGGACCTGGAGGCGGGCGGCGTGGCCTTCGCCTCGGACTCCGCACGGGCCGCGGGCGAGCGCCTGCGGGCCGCTATCCGGGCGGCCACGGGACTCAGCGGGTCCGTGGGACTGGCCGGGTCGAAGATGCTGGCCAAGGTGGCCTCCGAGGAGGCCAAGCCGGCCGGGCTGCTGCTGATCGAGCCGGGCACCGAGCGGGAACTGCTCGCGCCGATGTCCGTACGGACCCTGCCCGGGGTCGGGCCGGCCACGGGGGAACACCTGCGCCGCGCCGGGATCACCACCGTGGGGGAGCTGGTGGAGGCCGGGGAGGACGAGCTGGTCCGGATGGTCGGCCGCGCCCACGGCCTGGGGCTGTACCGGATGGCCATGGGGCTCGACGACCGGCCGGTGGTCGCCGAGCGGGACGCGAAGTCGGTGTCGGTCGAGGACACCTTCGACGTGGACCTCCACGACCGCGTGCGGATCCGCGGCGAGGTGCAGCGGCTCGCCGACCGGTGCGTGCAGCGGCTGCGGGGCTCCCGGCACTCGGGCCGCACGATCGTGCTCAAGGTGCGGCGCTACGACTTCTCCACCCTGACGCGGTCCGAGACCCTGCGCGGACCCACGGACGATCCGGCGGTGGTGCGGGAGGCCGCCGCGCGGCTGCTGGAGGCCGTGGACACCACGGGCGGGGTGCGGCTGCTGGGTGTGGGGGTGACGGGCCTCGCCGACTACACGCAGGAGGACCTGTTCGCGCAGTCGTACGCACCGGAGGCGGCGGACGAGGACCGCCATGCGGCCGGCACCCCCGGCACAGGCGGTACGGCCGGGGCGGCGGAGCCCGAGGGCGCCGACGGGGGCACGGCGCCCCTGGAGGGGCCGGAGGGGCCGGAGCGGCCCGGAGGGGCGCAAGGGGCTCCGGAGCGGCGCTGGACGGCCGGGAGCGACGTACGGCACGTCTCGTACGGACCGGGGTGGGTGCAGGGGAGCGGGGTCGGGCGGGTGACCGTGCGGTTCGAGCAGCCCGGCTCGGAGCCCGGCCGGGTGCGCACCTTCCGGGTGGACGATCCCGACCTGGAACCGTCCGACCCGCTGCCGCTGGTGGGGGAGCCGTCGCCGTCGTAG
- a CDS encoding PRC-barrel domain-containing protein: MQTDIDPRSLIGRKAFDRNGAKIGTIDEVYLDDATGVPEWAAVRTGLFSRDAFVPLEPSEMVGDTLRVPFERSLIKDAPDFGVGRHLSPEQELQLYHHYGLDTTLPSDFHRDFGRLAGDEG, translated from the coding sequence GTGCAGACCGACATCGATCCGCGCAGCCTGATCGGCCGCAAGGCGTTCGACCGTAACGGTGCCAAGATCGGCACCATCGACGAGGTCTACCTCGACGATGCCACGGGCGTCCCGGAATGGGCGGCCGTCCGCACCGGCCTGTTCAGCCGGGACGCCTTCGTCCCGCTGGAGCCGAGCGAGATGGTCGGCGACACCCTGCGGGTCCCCTTCGAACGCTCCCTCATCAAGGACGCACCGGACTTCGGCGTGGGCCGCCACCTCTCTCCCGAGCAGGAACTCCAGCTCTACCACCACTACGGCCTGGACACGACCCTGCCGTCCGACTTCCACCGCGACTTCGGCCGCCTCGCGGGCGACGAGGGCTGA
- a CDS encoding FHA domain-containing protein, which translates to MSGGYGRCENVRVGRCLHSEFVLPHGRVCFSQGESPVKLFEKLFGKKSREESGAARHRAGGAEGQGDRPLFRDEVAGAGEVPGAPGASSVDPAGTGRIGFGEPSTSSTGGGFAPDPYATNASAGQPRREEPSMSAEQVCSRCGHRSDAASRFCSNCGAPLRAGLTPERASETTSTISISGLEAYEAEVSGQTHASSSLSPEAQAAVEALPPGSALLIVRRGPNSGSRFLLDGELTTAGRHPQSDIFLDDVTVSRRHVEFRRSQDGGFTVADVGSLNGTYVNREPIDSVALHNGDEVQIGKYRLVFYASLRGV; encoded by the coding sequence CTGTCTGGTGGTTACGGACGTTGTGAGAATGTCCGGGTCGGCAGGTGTCTGCATTCGGAGTTCGTCCTGCCCCACGGGCGGGTCTGTTTCAGTCAAGGGGAATCGCCCGTGAAGTTGTTTGAGAAGTTGTTCGGCAAGAAGAGCCGCGAGGAGAGCGGCGCGGCCAGGCATCGCGCCGGCGGCGCGGAGGGGCAGGGTGACCGGCCGCTGTTCCGTGACGAGGTCGCCGGTGCGGGTGAGGTTCCCGGTGCCCCCGGCGCGTCGTCTGTTGACCCCGCCGGTACCGGCCGCATAGGTTTCGGTGAACCATCAACCTCAAGTACGGGTGGAGGGTTTGCCCCCGACCCGTACGCCACGAATGCCTCCGCGGGGCAGCCGCGGCGCGAGGAGCCGTCCATGTCGGCCGAGCAGGTGTGCAGCAGGTGCGGACACCGCAGCGATGCGGCCAGCCGGTTCTGCTCCAACTGCGGAGCGCCGCTGCGGGCGGGCCTGACGCCGGAGCGTGCCTCGGAGACCACGTCCACCATCTCGATCTCGGGCCTGGAGGCCTACGAGGCCGAGGTGTCGGGCCAGACGCACGCGTCGTCCTCGCTGTCCCCCGAGGCCCAGGCCGCGGTGGAGGCGCTTCCGCCCGGTTCCGCCCTGCTCATCGTGCGGCGCGGCCCCAACTCCGGCAGCCGCTTCCTGCTGGACGGCGAACTGACCACGGCCGGCCGGCACCCGCAGAGCGACATCTTCCTGGACGACGTCACCGTCTCCCGGCGCCATGTCGAGTTCCGCAGGAGCCAGGACGGCGGTTTCACCGTGGCCGATGTCGGCAGCCTCAACGGCACGTACGTCAACCGTGAGCCGATCGACTCCGTCGCCCTGCACAACGGCGACGAGGTGCAGATCGGCAAGTACCGGCTGGTCTTCTACGCGAGCCTGCGGGGCGTCTGA
- a CDS encoding MerR family transcriptional regulator yields MLRNPTGGAGNGCAGSAGRLVSIGTVLTTLRDEFPEVTISKIRFLEAEGLVEPRRTPSGYRKFSTEDVERLARILRLQRDHYLPLKVIREQLDALARGEQIRIPAPAAQGGAADPSDPAGPAAVHGEAGQERPPAARVGRAELLAALGVDESQLVEWESYGLLAEAPGGGFDADAVTVARLVADLGRFGLEPRHLRAMKAAADREAGLVEQVVAPLRRHRNPQTRAHAEATVKELAGLSVRLHEALVQTALGVRLR; encoded by the coding sequence ATGCTGCGCAATCCGACAGGCGGCGCCGGCAACGGCTGCGCCGGCTCGGCCGGGCGGCTGGTGAGCATCGGCACGGTGCTCACCACGCTGCGTGACGAGTTCCCCGAAGTCACGATCTCTAAGATCCGATTCCTGGAGGCGGAGGGGCTGGTCGAGCCCCGGCGCACACCTTCCGGATACCGCAAGTTCAGTACGGAGGACGTGGAGCGCCTCGCCCGGATCCTGCGCCTGCAGCGTGATCACTACCTGCCGCTGAAGGTCATCCGCGAGCAGCTCGACGCGCTCGCACGCGGTGAGCAGATCCGCATCCCCGCGCCCGCGGCGCAGGGCGGCGCCGCCGACCCGTCCGATCCCGCCGGTCCCGCCGCCGTCCACGGTGAGGCGGGACAGGAGCGGCCTCCCGCGGCCCGTGTGGGGCGGGCGGAGCTCCTCGCGGCCCTCGGCGTGGACGAAAGCCAGCTGGTCGAGTGGGAGTCGTACGGGCTGCTCGCCGAGGCGCCGGGCGGCGGATTCGACGCCGACGCGGTCACGGTCGCCCGGCTCGTGGCCGACCTGGGGCGTTTCGGACTGGAGCCGCGGCACCTGCGCGCGATGAAGGCGGCGGCCGATCGCGAGGCGGGGCTGGTGGAGCAGGTCGTGGCACCCCTGCGCCGGCACCGCAACCCGCAGACCAGGGCCCATGCCGAGGCCACGGTGAAGGAGCTCGCGGGGCTGTCCGTGAGGCTGCACGAAGCCCTGGTGCAGACCGCTCTCGGCGTCCGGTTGCGCTGA